The Aureibacter tunicatorum genome includes a window with the following:
- a CDS encoding DEAD/DEAH box helicase produces MNKNIKRQKHSKSNKKPASELNPADLIKKAVPLSESVYVSERNYSHFNFHKLLSKNLKNKGYVKPTEIQDKSIDQLISGKNIVGIADTGTGKTGAFLIPIIQQMLTNQNITALVVVPTRELALQVMNEFKSLTTNTQLKSACFIGGTSISKDIALARRKNNIVIGTPGRLIDLMNKGSLNIQSKSILVMDEFDRMLDMGFIRDVEKIIASMKNRKQSMLFSATLDKSQEKLIAKFVNKPIRLNVSSGTNSSDNVDQEVIHVAHDENKFDLLYNLVSDESFKKVILFAETKRMVDRLSKKLVKSGIKSDVIHGDKSQNYRAKAINSFKSGKTKILVATDVAARGIDIKEVTHVINYQLPLTMDSYIHRIGRTGRANQKGMAYTFVN; encoded by the coding sequence ATGAATAAAAATATTAAAAGACAGAAGCACTCTAAGTCTAATAAAAAGCCTGCTTCTGAACTGAATCCTGCTGATTTGATAAAAAAAGCAGTCCCTTTATCTGAAAGCGTTTATGTTTCTGAAAGAAATTATTCTCACTTTAATTTTCATAAGCTCTTAAGCAAGAATTTGAAAAATAAAGGATATGTAAAGCCTACAGAAATTCAAGACAAATCCATTGATCAACTGATTTCAGGTAAAAATATCGTAGGTATTGCAGATACAGGCACAGGTAAAACAGGAGCCTTTCTAATTCCCATTATTCAGCAAATGCTGACGAATCAAAATATTACTGCCTTAGTTGTGGTTCCTACTCGTGAGCTCGCTTTGCAAGTAATGAACGAGTTCAAGTCATTGACAACAAATACTCAACTTAAATCTGCTTGTTTTATAGGTGGGACTAGTATAAGCAAAGATATTGCTTTGGCAAGGAGAAAAAACAACATTGTTATCGGCACCCCGGGAAGGCTTATTGACTTGATGAATAAAGGGTCTTTAAATATCCAAAGCAAGTCCATCTTAGTAATGGATGAATTTGACAGAATGCTTGACATGGGATTTATTAGAGATGTGGAAAAGATTATCGCATCTATGAAAAACCGCAAGCAATCTATGCTTTTCTCAGCGACTTTGGATAAATCTCAAGAAAAGCTGATTGCCAAATTTGTGAATAAACCAATAAGGCTGAATGTTTCTAGCGGAACCAATTCAAGCGATAATGTAGATCAGGAAGTTATACATGTTGCTCATGATGAAAATAAATTTGATTTGTTGTATAATTTAGTAAGCGATGAATCATTCAAGAAGGTGATATTATTTGCTGAAACAAAAAGAATGGTAGACAGGCTTAGCAAAAAATTGGTTAAATCTGGAATTAAATCTGATGTGATCCACGGAGATAAATCCCAAAACTACAGAGCTAAAGCCATTAATTCATTTAAATCAGGAAAGACCAAAATATTAGTTGCAACAGATGTTGCCGCTAGAGGAATCGATATTAAAGAGGTTACGCACGTTATAAATTATCAATTGCCTTTGACGATGGATAGTTATATTCATAGAATAGGTAGAACCGGTCGCGCCAATCAAAAAGGGATGGCTTATACCTTTGTAAACTGA
- a CDS encoding acyl-CoA desaturase gives MRVSEYFKSYNISRFGNEQLVAKSALMLSLFFGPLTIINLVSFNSILLLFILYIISGFGMAGIGMCIMHDAIHGSYSPSLLVNKIMGYSINFIGANDKVWRLQHNVLHHTYTNIEHHDDDINPPFFLRFSPHSKRYKIHEFQHYYAWIFYGLSTISWITTKDFIRYRRFYNMGLVKGRKTYFIGLIKIALWKLVYYSYTLILPIVLTPFSTGTVIIAFICMHFITGLSISLVFQSAHLTPDASFPLPDSQGNIESKFMEHQLKTTCNFAPKNPLLTWILGGLTHQIEHHLFPNISHVHYRNLASIVKQTAFEYDLPYHSCDSFLSAIKMHFAMLKKLGQMK, from the coding sequence TTGCGTGTATCCGAATATTTCAAAAGCTACAACATTAGCAGGTTTGGCAATGAACAATTGGTGGCAAAGTCAGCTCTTATGTTGTCATTATTCTTTGGCCCTTTGACTATTATCAATCTCGTTTCCTTTAATAGTATTTTACTGTTGTTTATTCTATATATAATTAGCGGGTTTGGTATGGCTGGTATAGGCATGTGCATCATGCATGATGCTATACATGGTTCATACTCCCCTAGTTTGTTGGTTAATAAAATTATGGGCTATAGCATTAATTTTATTGGAGCCAATGATAAAGTCTGGAGATTGCAACATAATGTCTTGCACCATACTTACACTAATATTGAGCATCATGATGATGATATTAACCCGCCTTTTTTTCTAAGGTTCTCCCCTCATAGCAAAAGGTATAAAATTCATGAATTTCAACATTATTATGCTTGGATATTTTACGGCTTGTCAACTATATCATGGATTACAACTAAGGATTTCATTCGCTATAGAAGGTTTTATAACATGGGCTTGGTTAAAGGCCGAAAAACTTATTTTATTGGACTGATAAAAATAGCTCTGTGGAAGTTGGTGTATTATTCATATACTCTAATCTTGCCTATTGTATTGACACCATTCTCGACAGGTACTGTAATAATTGCATTTATATGCATGCATTTTATAACAGGCTTAAGTATTTCCTTGGTTTTTCAATCAGCTCATTTGACTCCTGACGCATCTTTTCCTCTACCTGACAGTCAAGGAAATATCGAGAGTAAATTCATGGAGCATCAATTGAAAACCACTTGTAATTTCGCCCCAAAAAACCCTTTGTTAACTTGGATATTAGGAGGTCTTACCCATCAAATAGAACATCACCTCTTTCCTAATATCTCCCATGTGCATTATAGAAACTTGGCGTCAATCGTTAAGCAAACCGCCTTTGAATATGATTTGCCATATCATTCATGCGATTCATTCTTATCTGCGATTAAGATGCACTTTGCCATGCTCAAGAAGCTTGGCCAAATGAAATAA
- a CDS encoding cold-shock protein produces the protein MLKGTVKFFSDIQEYGFITSEISNQEIFVYASGLIDNIQKNDQVIYNIAFDLDGAYAINVKLA, from the coding sequence ATGCTCAAAGGGACAGTTAAGTTTTTCAGTGATATCCAAGAATATGGTTTTATCACTTCAGAGATATCAAATCAAGAGATATTTGTATATGCCTCAGGGCTTATCGATAATATACAAAAAAATGATCAAGTCATCTACAACATAGCATTTGACTTAGATGGAGCTTATGCGATTAATGTTAAACTGGCTTAG
- a CDS encoding cold-shock protein, with product MNDLMKQGIVKFFNNEKGFGFITITEFNRDIFVHVTGLIDEISQNDQVVFDVEDSRKGLRAVNVKLI from the coding sequence ATGAATGATCTTATGAAGCAGGGAATAGTTAAATTTTTCAATAACGAAAAAGGCTTTGGCTTTATCACTATTACCGAATTCAATCGAGATATCTTTGTGCATGTCACTGGACTTATCGATGAAATCAGCCAAAATGATCAAGTAGTTTTTGATGTTGAAGATAGTAGAAAAGGTCTTAGAGCCGTTAATGTAAAATTGATATAG
- a CDS encoding alpha/beta hydrolase yields the protein MNKQEILRVNEKELGEGKNRVYFMSLGYKLAGDLYLPKGFDADKKYPTILYTRPGSQVKEQSGAVYGDKLCAKGYVFFVFDPINYGDSEGPVRNFESIHNMAPNTKDAVSFLRMMKFVDRDNFFGLSACAGAPYICNVAIGDIRIKAVATIVGNFDAAAALFGSYPKEAIDQFLADAAEGSQKYYETGEYEMGEIFKGLPLPPPEQAPRNIKDAYRYYFEDAGHDKIPNYTPTYAKIGMPLDPARVFVGQAKYFTRPLLVIAGSDAFTKDMDKQVYDLAGGEKEWFEIEGASHIDLYDIDKYVDQALGKVDEFFKKYSTK from the coding sequence ATGAATAAGCAAGAAATATTAAGAGTGAATGAAAAGGAATTAGGAGAAGGCAAAAACCGAGTTTATTTCATGAGTTTGGGGTATAAGTTGGCTGGCGATTTATATTTGCCCAAAGGATTTGATGCGGATAAGAAATACCCGACCATACTTTATACCCGTCCTGGCTCGCAAGTAAAAGAACAATCTGGTGCGGTGTATGGTGATAAATTATGCGCTAAAGGATATGTGTTTTTTGTATTTGATCCTATTAATTATGGCGATAGCGAAGGGCCTGTTCGCAATTTTGAATCCATACATAACATGGCGCCAAATACTAAGGATGCTGTTAGTTTCTTAAGGATGATGAAGTTTGTTGACAGGGATAATTTCTTTGGATTGAGTGCTTGCGCGGGAGCTCCATATATCTGCAATGTGGCGATAGGAGATATTAGAATAAAAGCAGTTGCTACGATTGTAGGCAATTTTGATGCGGCAGCGGCTCTATTTGGCAGTTATCCGAAGGAAGCGATTGATCAATTTTTAGCAGATGCGGCTGAAGGCTCTCAGAAGTATTATGAGACTGGAGAGTATGAAATGGGCGAAATTTTTAAAGGCCTTCCATTGCCACCGCCAGAACAAGCTCCTAGAAATATCAAAGATGCATACAGATATTACTTTGAGGATGCTGGCCATGACAAAATACCGAATTACACGCCAACATATGCTAAAATAGGAATGCCGTTGGATCCCGCTCGTGTATTTGTGGGGCAAGCAAAATACTTCACAAGACCGCTTTTAGTAATCGCAGGCAGCGATGCATTTACCAAAGATATGGACAAGCAGGTTTACGATTTAGCTGGCGGAGAAAAAGAATGGTTTGAAATCGAAGGCGCTTCCCACATTGATTTATATGATATTGATAAATATGTTGATCAAGCTCTGGGTAAAGTCGATGAGTTTTTCAAAAAATATTCAACTAAATAA
- a CDS encoding helix-turn-helix transcriptional regulator produces the protein MEIVKIDSISQLREVIGLGKPEHPLITLIKYDDIVFEETKHLNKKFIINTYSISLKSVSGGKVKFGRSAYDFEDGVLVFKTPEQVAHFEPDEDCARFSGWSLHFHPDLIRKSELGKHIDKYSFFAYKQTEALHLSEREKGVLLNIMQTIKEEYALNIDKHSQKLIITNIELLLDYCARFYDRQFYTRSNMNKDIVIQFEGILREYINSDQLNDLGIPTVKYCADQLNMTPNYLGDLLKKETGQSAQEHIHHYIIEKAKNQLLASSEQVSQIAYSLGFESAPYFSKLFKRKTGYSPGEYRELNR, from the coding sequence ATGGAAATAGTGAAAATTGACTCGATAAGCCAGTTGCGTGAAGTCATTGGGCTAGGGAAACCAGAGCATCCTTTGATTACATTGATCAAGTATGATGATATTGTTTTTGAAGAGACTAAGCACTTGAACAAGAAATTTATCATCAATACTTATTCCATATCGCTTAAAAGCGTCAGCGGCGGAAAAGTGAAATTTGGTAGAAGCGCGTACGATTTTGAAGATGGGGTATTGGTTTTTAAGACGCCTGAACAAGTAGCTCATTTTGAACCGGATGAGGATTGCGCGAGATTTTCAGGATGGTCACTTCATTTTCACCCCGATTTGATTCGAAAGTCGGAATTGGGAAAGCATATCGACAAGTATTCCTTTTTTGCATACAAACAAACCGAAGCATTGCATTTGTCGGAAAGGGAAAAGGGGGTATTGCTGAATATCATGCAGACGATCAAGGAGGAATATGCTTTGAATATCGACAAGCATAGCCAAAAGCTGATTATCACCAATATTGAATTGCTGCTTGATTATTGCGCCAGATTCTATGATCGTCAATTTTATACGCGCTCAAATATGAACAAGGATATTGTGATTCAATTTGAGGGAATATTAAGAGAATATATAAATTCCGATCAGTTGAATGATCTAGGAATACCAACGGTTAAATACTGCGCGGATCAATTGAATATGACACCAAACTATTTGGGAGATTTGTTGAAAAAAGAGACAGGGCAAAGCGCTCAAGAGCATATTCATCATTATATTATTGAAAAAGCCAAGAACCAACTTTTGGCAAGCAGTGAACAAGTAAGTCAGATTGCTTATAGCTTGGGATTTGAAAGTGCTCCATATTTCAGCAAATTATTCAAAAGGAAAACTGGATATAGTCCCGGAGAGTATCGTGAGCTGAATAGATGA
- a CDS encoding cold shock domain-containing protein → MNEGTVKFFDETKGFGFIISNDSNEEVFVHASGLIDNIQNDDKVTFNVEQGKKGPNAVNVKRA, encoded by the coding sequence ATGAATGAAGGAACAGTAAAGTTTTTTGACGAAACTAAAGGATTTGGTTTTATTATTTCAAATGATTCTAACGAAGAAGTTTTTGTCCATGCTTCGGGACTTATTGACAATATCCAAAATGACGATAAAGTGACTTTCAATGTTGAGCAAGGCAAGAAAGGCCCAAATGCTGTTAATGTAAAGCGCGCTTAG
- a CDS encoding helix-turn-helix domain-containing protein, producing MRQEITRVPSIHKLHKLLGIEPPAHPLISVIDLTKAHPIQSNFNSKMVFSFYAVMLKQGENCKMKYGRQPFDFEEGTIFYISPDQSLTVPLERIEREHNGWGLYFHPDLLKGSPLNEKIKKYDYFQYNSDESLHISSEEKNHLEMALRNIQKEYNQNLDHFSTELIITNLELFLNYSKRAYSRQFITRKSFNTHVVTDFQEQLDAYFSEEKHLSLGMPTVQYLAEQLNYSAEYLGELMKNETGKGALEYIHEHIVNLAKNLLLNSSDSIGQIAYGLGFEHLSHFAKMFKKNTGMSASEFRSDHLM from the coding sequence ATGAGACAAGAAATAACACGAGTTCCGAGTATTCATAAACTGCATAAATTGCTTGGAATAGAACCTCCAGCTCACCCTTTGATATCAGTAATAGATCTTACAAAGGCACACCCTATCCAAAGCAATTTCAATAGTAAAATGGTATTCAGCTTTTATGCTGTGATGCTTAAACAAGGCGAAAATTGCAAAATGAAATATGGACGTCAACCATTTGATTTTGAAGAAGGAACAATATTTTATATCTCTCCAGATCAATCGCTTACTGTTCCCTTAGAACGCATTGAAAGAGAACATAATGGATGGGGACTTTATTTTCATCCTGATTTGCTTAAAGGAAGTCCGCTAAATGAGAAAATAAAAAAATACGACTATTTTCAATACAATAGCGATGAGTCATTGCATATATCTTCAGAAGAAAAAAATCACCTTGAAATGGCTCTTCGCAATATTCAAAAAGAATACAATCAAAACCTTGATCACTTTAGCACAGAGCTTATCATCACCAATCTAGAGTTATTTCTTAACTACAGCAAGAGAGCATACAGTCGTCAATTTATAACCCGGAAATCTTTTAATACGCATGTAGTTACTGATTTTCAAGAGCAATTGGATGCCTATTTTTCAGAAGAAAAACATCTCAGTTTAGGAATGCCAACTGTCCAATATTTGGCAGAACAATTAAATTATTCCGCTGAATACCTCGGAGAGTTAATGAAAAATGAAACAGGCAAAGGTGCATTGGAGTATATTCATGAACATATCGTAAACCTTGCCAAGAATCTGTTGCTTAACTCTTCTGATTCCATCGGACAAATAGCTTATGGCTTAGGATTCGAACATTTGTCGCATTTTGCAAAAATGTTCAAAAAAAATACCGGCATGTCCGCTAGCGAATTCAGGAGTGATCATCTGATGTAG
- a CDS encoding helix-turn-helix domain-containing protein, with translation MKHNFYIPLIFNILIFIIISLSSPSSAQNVTLKQNYSFKQIGKHEGLSNAAVTSSSVDSQGNLWIGTWDCLNKYTNRYNEIFKPNSSASAPTSNVILKVLTPQKDNKVWLLTKREIACYDPSTGLFNKYLNPLPSSAFNEKYIRMLEFNDDVWVYIVGWGIGKYDAVTDDFVKIISPSLLKRHGISSQINFTIYHDIIYVFDEVDNKLSTFRISTGFKKINEVHISGDFKRTWLTPFKNTVILTRTSKDKTLIYDCVKDLKFETESLKGISTVNPAVNGLWLGSNEGKIFKMNIEKDFALQDFTFQLRGANYSFSKIWEINEYSDKILLVSTDGEGVFIFNSEPHKFQSLFLSDAHNERFQYFAKSLHIDPKNNVFMGGKNGELFQMPLKSMHMELLAKLPYNILSINNDQHYNLWIGVDGQGMAYYDFRNERLLKFPDDFLYHDNLVNEINNVYAIHVDMDNNIWLGTSYNGLFKVIIDNSNSKQKPRIVSVDQISEYKGEIIPAIYAIVQEEPNILWFGSRGNGVYRYNLNKQQITHQYIDESGYLDVLSLEYDFSQKHLFIGSSNGLQTISLLGNNIYEIDHYNETNGLASNTIHSIQSDLNKNLWLSTNTGISKINQETRTVDNYNSEMGLANYEYNDGASIKTKSGSIWMAGSKSIDVFFPEDIKPNKNHLDIVFTKLATSDNDYLLFDSQEIELDSEETSFTISFNDKSLGLILSDHDFKYKLHPLDDEFTITDNNEIRYTNVPHGNYTLQLYSRLGKGNWNQNPVLLSIKVAPPWFKTTSFNAFAVLVLFLIGYAILLFYKRRIIVREQEMQKQLQDDEIKNLNDEKFKLYNSIIHEIKTPVSLILPSASLLRKQSFTPDTQRLVDSIYDNTKHLHDLSHQMSSNAILHDQENARYFKVMSFGELLQVIASSFNNSESSKVEFKAQRKIIGWVNPLLFKRTVTMIISLLYDKFHNTIEINLHESSSDEKIIIMISMQATDSNALEWAQNSMRKNALDDMLSKNNGVSTLSCEGNSLCISLVFTPQPPSQSYTGNSSFKTPVLTSQKPNSNAWQGNVNAEAQNILVINASEGMFEIIKNVLTQKYNIILRNNIENACSLVEKKLVQLAIVDTYDDQKLVFKLVNKLKNKIPVIQISDDIDEMTKLKALEQGVSSYIVKPFFPKHLLIRVDQLILPMTSSKSPLNNTNVQKLNIEDYVIDNITNPDLSAEGWADHLNISKSHLYKKVKKETGMSPHNFILDKKLDFSIDLLNNLDLTINEVLFSSGFNNRIQFYRVFKKKYNMSPKEYRLSLSETVNRK, from the coding sequence ATGAAACATAATTTTTATATACCTCTCATTTTCAATATATTAATATTCATAATTATTAGCCTATCAAGCCCTTCAAGTGCTCAAAATGTAACATTAAAACAAAATTATTCTTTCAAGCAGATCGGAAAACATGAAGGTCTTTCCAATGCCGCTGTTACTTCTTCGAGTGTCGACTCCCAGGGAAATTTATGGATTGGGACTTGGGATTGCCTGAATAAATACACCAATAGATATAATGAGATATTCAAACCAAACAGCTCGGCATCCGCTCCTACCAGCAATGTGATTCTGAAAGTATTGACACCCCAAAAGGACAACAAAGTTTGGCTCTTGACCAAAAGAGAAATCGCATGCTATGACCCTTCCACTGGTTTGTTTAACAAATACCTAAACCCTTTGCCATCTTCGGCATTCAATGAAAAATACATTCGCATGCTGGAATTCAATGATGATGTATGGGTATATATTGTTGGTTGGGGAATTGGCAAATATGATGCTGTTACTGACGACTTTGTAAAGATCATTAGTCCAAGTTTATTAAAGAGACATGGCATTTCTTCGCAAATAAATTTCACTATATATCATGATATAATATATGTATTTGATGAAGTTGACAACAAGCTTTCCACTTTTAGAATTAGCACAGGCTTCAAGAAAATCAATGAAGTGCATATATCCGGCGATTTTAAGAGAACTTGGCTCACTCCATTTAAAAACACCGTTATCCTCACCCGCACATCCAAAGATAAAACGCTGATCTATGATTGCGTGAAAGACCTTAAGTTTGAAACAGAATCTTTAAAAGGCATCTCCACAGTCAATCCAGCTGTAAACGGCTTATGGCTGGGAAGCAATGAGGGGAAAATATTTAAAATGAATATCGAAAAAGATTTCGCCCTGCAAGATTTTACCTTTCAGCTGAGAGGAGCCAATTATTCTTTTAGTAAAATCTGGGAAATCAACGAGTATTCCGACAAAATACTGCTCGTTTCCACGGATGGAGAAGGCGTATTTATTTTTAATTCAGAGCCTCACAAGTTTCAATCACTTTTTCTTTCCGATGCGCATAATGAACGTTTTCAATATTTTGCAAAGAGCCTGCACATCGATCCAAAGAACAATGTGTTCATGGGCGGTAAAAATGGCGAGCTATTCCAAATGCCATTAAAAAGCATGCACATGGAGTTATTAGCAAAGCTTCCTTATAATATTCTGTCAATCAATAATGACCAACACTATAATTTATGGATTGGAGTAGATGGACAAGGCATGGCTTATTATGATTTTCGAAATGAGAGACTATTGAAGTTTCCGGATGATTTTCTATATCATGACAATTTGGTAAATGAAATAAATAATGTCTATGCTATTCATGTTGATATGGATAATAACATTTGGCTGGGAACCAGTTATAATGGCTTGTTCAAAGTAATTATAGACAATAGCAATTCAAAACAAAAGCCCCGAATCGTGAGTGTGGATCAAATTTCAGAGTACAAAGGGGAAATCATTCCAGCTATTTATGCAATTGTACAAGAAGAGCCTAATATATTATGGTTCGGATCAAGAGGCAACGGTGTATATCGATACAATCTAAATAAACAGCAAATCACCCATCAGTATATAGACGAAAGTGGTTATCTGGATGTCTTGAGCCTAGAATACGACTTTTCTCAGAAGCACCTTTTTATTGGCTCCAGCAATGGTTTGCAAACGATTTCATTGTTGGGAAATAATATTTATGAAATCGATCATTATAATGAAACCAATGGTCTTGCAAGCAATACAATACATAGTATTCAGTCTGACTTGAATAAAAATTTATGGCTGAGCACGAATACGGGAATCAGCAAAATCAATCAAGAGACCCGAACTGTCGACAATTATAACTCTGAAATGGGCTTGGCAAATTATGAATACAATGACGGCGCTTCGATAAAGACAAAAAGCGGAAGTATATGGATGGCTGGAAGCAAAAGCATTGATGTGTTTTTTCCTGAGGATATCAAGCCTAATAAAAACCACCTAGACATTGTCTTTACAAAACTAGCGACTAGCGATAACGATTATTTGCTGTTTGACAGCCAAGAGATAGAACTGGATTCTGAAGAAACTTCTTTCACAATTTCTTTCAATGACAAATCTTTGGGATTGATCCTTTCAGATCATGATTTCAAATATAAACTGCATCCATTGGATGATGAGTTCACAATCACTGATAATAATGAAATAAGGTACACAAATGTGCCACATGGCAATTACACGCTTCAATTGTATTCAAGGCTAGGCAAGGGAAATTGGAATCAAAATCCTGTCTTATTAAGTATCAAAGTTGCCCCTCCTTGGTTTAAAACAACATCTTTCAATGCCTTTGCCGTTCTTGTTTTATTTCTCATCGGCTACGCCATTTTATTGTTTTATAAAAGGAGGATTATCGTTCGAGAACAAGAAATGCAGAAGCAATTGCAAGATGATGAAATCAAGAATTTAAATGATGAGAAATTCAAATTGTATAATAGCATTATTCATGAGATCAAAACGCCTGTATCTCTGATTTTGCCTTCAGCATCTCTCTTAAGAAAACAATCCTTCACACCAGATACTCAAAGACTTGTAGACTCTATTTATGACAATACCAAGCATTTGCACGACCTTAGCCATCAAATGTCCAGCAATGCCATTTTGCATGACCAAGAAAACGCCAGATACTTTAAGGTGATGTCTTTTGGAGAGTTATTGCAAGTCATCGCTAGTTCTTTTAATAATTCCGAAAGCTCCAAAGTTGAGTTCAAAGCACAAAGAAAAATAATCGGTTGGGTAAATCCTCTTCTTTTCAAAAGAACAGTTACCATGATCATATCCCTACTATATGATAAATTTCACAATACGATAGAAATTAACTTGCATGAATCATCTTCAGATGAAAAGATTATTATAATGATATCTATGCAAGCAACAGATTCAAACGCTTTGGAATGGGCCCAAAATAGCATGAGAAAAAATGCTCTGGATGATATGTTAAGCAAAAACAACGGCGTATCAACATTAAGTTGCGAAGGCAATTCATTATGCATAAGCCTTGTTTTTACCCCCCAGCCTCCAAGCCAATCGTACACAGGCAACTCATCATTCAAAACACCGGTACTCACATCTCAAAAACCTAACTCAAATGCATGGCAAGGCAATGTCAATGCTGAGGCTCAAAATATTCTTGTCATCAATGCTTCCGAAGGCATGTTTGAGATAATCAAAAACGTGCTCACTCAAAAGTACAATATCATATTGCGTAACAATATAGAGAATGCCTGCAGTTTGGTGGAAAAAAAACTCGTGCAGTTAGCTATAGTTGACACTTATGATGATCAAAAACTAGTGTTCAAATTGGTTAATAAATTGAAAAACAAAATCCCTGTTATTCAGATTTCGGATGATATAGATGAAATGACCAAACTAAAAGCTCTGGAACAAGGAGTTAGCTCATACATTGTCAAGCCTTTTTTCCCAAAACATTTATTGATTCGCGTGGATCAATTGATATTGCCCATGACTTCCTCTAAAAGTCCATTGAATAATACCAATGTTCAAAAACTTAATATAGAGGATTATGTCATAGACAATATTACCAATCCGGATCTAAGCGCTGAGGGCTGGGCTGACCATCTAAATATCAGCAAATCGCACCTATACAAAAAAGTAAAAAAAGAGACTGGCATGTCTCCTCACAACTTTATTCTGGATAAAAAACTTGATTTCAGCATTGACCTTCTCAATAATTTGGATTTAACCATAAACGAAGTTCTTTTCTCATCCGGCTTTAATAATCGAATTCAATTTTACCGAGTTTTCAAAAAGAAATACAACATGTCGCCAAAAGAATATCGGCTATCTTTATCCGAGACAGTAAATAGAAAATAA
- a CDS encoding energy transducer TonB: protein MSKNKIIKTVFYYTIVACTLFLSVSCKSQIANSVASFPGGKKQLHVYFKKNMHWQQGQHTVEGKVYISFLVTKNGKIVDVEVVKNLCESCDKEAIRLVKNMPNWTPAKKEGKRIDSQVTLSIYFKLYRE from the coding sequence ATGTCAAAAAATAAAATAATTAAGACTGTCTTTTATTATACGATAGTTGCATGCACTCTTTTTCTAAGTGTTTCATGTAAAAGCCAAATAGCTAATTCGGTAGCCTCTTTTCCAGGGGGAAAGAAGCAACTTCATGTTTACTTTAAAAAAAATATGCATTGGCAACAGGGTCAGCATACTGTAGAAGGAAAGGTTTATATATCATTCTTGGTAACTAAAAATGGTAAAATTGTAGATGTTGAAGTGGTGAAAAATCTGTGTGAATCCTGTGACAAAGAAGCTATTAGATTAGTAAAAAATATGCCTAATTGGACACCTGCCAAAAAGGAAGGGAAAAGGATTGATTCACAAGTAACCTTGTCAATATATTTTAAACTTTATCGAGAATAA